Genomic window (Gadus chalcogrammus isolate NIFS_2021 chromosome 3, NIFS_Gcha_1.0, whole genome shotgun sequence):
TATTCCAGGTATAAGTCaaacttaatttattttctttggcaagtgaccatggtataagcagGATGATGCccgtgtccattatcaggagtTAATGGACTTcacggaggcaaccgtcctccgctccCTGTGTGACGTAGGCTacgtcagaaaaaaaaaagtgtgtgtaggtgtgtgtgtgtgtgtgggggggggtactaAGTAGTGTTGATAGAATTCTAAAGATTCTGTGTTACACAGGCCctgtattctgcagaccacTCTAGAACTTCTTCGTCGTTGTTGTGTCtggttgtgagtgtgcgtgcatgctatgcgtaggctgaatcgcaatcgtgtcaagacaaatgtGATTGACCAATACACATTGaagataattaaataattatccctactaaaattatccctctctaaAGAATTATCCATCTTTAAAGCTTCGCCACCaggagggggggctgcagcACCTCCTGCACCTCTACTTCCCGCACCTCTGGAAGTATCAATATCTTTTATTTTGccgtctgtttttgtgtttaaaaaaacattgttggtgcAAGGctgtaattatttatttaaattgtgGTATAAGAATATATGTCAGACCGTGGTTTGTACAAGGAAAAACGAGCAATACAACTTTTGTCTGTTTTTACGACCATATCCTAAAATTAAATCTTTTGCACATTTTGCACAGACATttgaaattaataaaaaatcgatacaaaaaaaattaaataataattaaccaATCAATTGATCCAATATATGCAacttaaaaaacattttctaaGGCAACTTGTGACTTTAGTACCACATTGAGGTAAACCCACCTCCATctatgctgagagagagagcgagagcaaatACTTTATCTTGCATATAGTTAACACTTAATACTGACTTTACTCCTGAAAAATGGGTCCCAAATGAACATCGTCTTTACATCTTCTTAATCCAATCGAACAGAATCATGAATGGAGAAACCAAAAAAACGACattgaccctaaaaaaaaaccttgatatAAATAAGTTACAATGATGTAAAACACATAAAATGACAAGTATGATACCATCGTTTACTCCTGAAATCCGCCCAAACTCTAGCACAccatacaaatacaaatctGCTCCATGTTCACCTCATCACACCTTCTCTGAATACTGATTGAAAGGACCCATCAACTGATTGTCCCAGGGGTGCTAATGGGGTGAGAAACCAGGCATGGCCATACAGTCCCTGGGCCCTCTGAGACGGCCTCACTCCTCCCGGGTGCTCTGGACCATGGAGTAATTCTTGCAGGGGTTCTTGAGGCAGGCCGGGGGCCAGCTGAAGGGCCAGCTGTAGGAGCAGGGGATGGCCGTCTGGATGTTCCTCTCCAGGAAGTTGAAAACGGGGTTCCACCAGGTGTGCGTGAGGTAGTTGTTGGGCGAACACTTCAGAGTCTGTTAGGAAGATATCACCACATGGCATAAGGGTTAGATACCTTATGCCATGATGGCATAAGGTATGATATCAACATCCCAGGAGTCCTGATGTACGTTTTATATATTAACATGTGGTTTGGTTTTAGGGATTCATTTTGGATtccttaaagggaaacttcacccatttccttTATGCTTTGTATcattagaaacccactcatatttttgaatggtcgtgcatcattcccttattttctggagagactggagagatccgtatcgatctccaacacttcctgtttaagatgacgcaatatgacgatttttgcgtagaagtaaataggaagtgtaagaggggaggattctcgtaaggctacaagcactagtcccaccccctagggtgggacccactgatgctacagacctattagagcagtgccagtgggtgggactacaccagcagaaactaacatccacagcgtctgaagctaagctaacagaggctgttgataaaaactgaagtacaattcactgagttcaccaactaatactcttcactagaatgattttcaagcagtcttgcggtatcagcttggaagatggaacagcgaggtgtccgataggcggagatctagatcagcgggagtggccagcgaagctgtgcatcgtggtacatggtgggagttgttgtcttcaaaccacaagcgccaaaaagtcactttctgccttttctcggtcaagacggcaccaaattagaattattttatttttagtagttttattcgactacatataggacccaatttcaatacatattcatgcctccactggtgaaatgctcctttaatttATGGATaattaaatgtgtatgtgtgagcaaaaACTATAAGACATGTATACAGTGTCTTGAACAACCTCACCTAACTCTGATGCCAATGTGCAATCAACTCAATACCAAGATCAACTACATTCTCTATTTTCTTCTCACTTTCTAATAAAAGTTCAAGGTTCCGCACtaaaatgtaatatttgtaCACTGTATGAGAACCAAATCACCTCATTGTATCAGAGTGACTAGGTCACTCTTGGGACAAACCAGTTTGGTTTGTCCCATTTTGGTTTGATATTAGCCAGACAAGACAAGGTTAGTAGAGTTTATTTTATTAGTACAGGATGGTTAAAACCAGACAGACGATCTTTCTTGGTTATAATGTTGAAAGTTTATAATAGCCATAAAATATACAACCACAAATTTCAAATGATATATATTCCTATGTTTACATAGTCATTATTTTAGTACCTTAGAGGTAAATTCCCTCAGCAAAACAGAGCTATGCATCACTAGGCTTCCACAGAGATGTGGGAGAGCTCCTTGTGTAAACTGACTTAAGTAAACAACAAGGCTAAtggctgcccacacacacagacacacacaaactcttatACACACTGacaaagctacacacacacacacacacacacacacacacacacacacacacacacacacacacacacacacacacacacacacacacacacacacacacttaagacgcgtccagagagagacatgacgagagacacacacacactctccacccACGCCATAGACttaacacagtgtgtgtgtggtactgaCCTGCAGGTTGGCCATGGTGTGGTACCACCAGAAGAGGCGGGAGGTGATGAAATAAGCCACCACCACGTCTACGCTGTAGTGCTCGTGGGCCACCAGGATGCACACCACGCCCACTGCGCTGATCAGCCAGCACAGCAGGTGGTACCACCAGAATGACCGCGGTGAGTCTGGAGAGACGAGAGGATGTTATGCTTCATGACCAATCTCGCAGCGTCAGGAGACGCAGCATCAATGGAGACCTAAGTCTTCATAGGAAGTTACTGTATTGATAAATAGTACAGCATAACCAGTCTTATACCAGTGTTTGCCAATCATGGTGCTAGTGACACTTGGGGCAAGAACCACAACTCTGTTTACCTAAAGACCATAAAAGGGTAAGGCATTATACAATATTTGAATGTTCCTCTATTCATTCCATTTACAAACAAATCCTTTAGATAcaaagaaatgtgtttttgttttgtgacTACTCACACTCCTTGATGAACAGGTAGGTGAGGGTGAGCATGACCGTGTGTCCGCTGTACAGGAAGTCCCCGCACATGAGGTGGGAGCCCGtgatggagagccctgcgcCCGAGATCAGCTGGAGGATACGCTGGAGCTTAGCCTGGGAATCACCGTGtagctacatacaaaaagaaAGGCTGAAGTAAGTAAACAAGGTCAACCCGATCTGATGACATTCTTTGGTTACTAGAGTGAAGCCGAAGATTATTCAAACCATTTATTACCTCGGTCCCTCAGTTCACTTCATTCTGACAAACAGTAGTGTCGGTTAACAAGTGGCGAGATGCTAAACGTACTACCTAGTAGGCTAACCTGCATGGGGCCCACATATTGTTCTATCAAAATCTAGGGCTCTTTGATTCTCTGGCCAATGAAATTGGCCAATTTGAAGATAGAATTTTACTCATCTGTTTTCAAGATGTGGACCAGTGTGCGCAGTCACAAGCAGTTACAAGCTAGTCAAAATGTTGTCTACATGGACCGAAGATTCAGAGAACCATACTGCATAGGGTTTGGAGATGACTAAGTTGACCACCTACCTGGGAGTCAAACAGCCTTAGCGCCACTAGGTTATCCCAGTCTGAGTGATTATTCTCACCTTCGGGGCGCAGGTCATGTGCATGCCAGGCACGGGGAGGGTTGTGATGTACATGGTGACACAGCGGTACAGGTACAGTGTACCAATGAGGAAGAAGAACCGCCTGCTTGCTATTGACCTGAAACAACATGAGGGACCAGAGCCGACTTTCATTGAGTTGATTTCTCTACAGAAAGTAAAGGTAATTCCATTGCTGTAGAATGGCTTACTTGATGtttccttaaaggggacctattatgcttttcgacttttatgacctataaacgttgttataatgattgatagtcatgtttaaccatactaaagtgtcaaataatgacgtacatgcatttcgacgtattccctactgacagtctggggtggttgtgcagagcgctaaacactcgggacaacgtttgcgattcacttgttcacatttccgggaaatcatctacgcgtagaggcactcctgccgcgcccccatatgcctggtcaaatctgcccgtgCGCACGCTaaaaggaaggtaaccaatcacaacggagttgggttggcaggaggggggcgagggggcggagaaggaagaaaccgagcgttgacagagaaggcaGAAAGCGCCcaaatgagaggaagagtttcccgaaaatctacatcgttttttgtgtatggttaaacatgactatcaatcattataacaacgtttataggtcataaaaattgaaaaagcataataggtcccctttaaaaggCATGTCGATGATGATGCTTTGTAATTCTTTCGCTTAATAATAAAAACTCAAATGCTATTCAAAGTTTAATGAAAGGAGAAAAACAACTCCCAAGGGGTTACGGTGATGGAAGATCTCACCTGTATTTGAAGAAGAATAGCTGGACGAGCCATATGGTCACCAGCACCATGCCGTTCACCTCGGTCACAGTGAACGCCCACTTGACCCGGTCGATGTAGTCGAAGAACTTATCAGGGAGTGGCGGGCTGCTCTCCTTGGAAGGGACCCTCTCGTGCACCACTGTGATCATCACCGTGGTGAGGACAAGGTTGAAGGCGGCATAGAAGAACGCCAGCACCGTTTTCCACCACTCCATGGGCAAGCGGCCGGCCTTGGGCTCCGGCAGGGCAATCTTGACGTAGTCCGTGTGTCTCCCGAGCATCTTGCGGAAGCCTCGCTTGGCGTCGCTGGTGACGGGGGTGTGGACGGGGCAGGCTTTAGTGTTCTGTTTTGCCTGAGCCACCACCTCCATGCCCGTGCCTAGGCTGATTGCGGCAGGGCCTTGCTCGCCGGAGAAGTCCTGCGAAGCCATGGGGGCAGGAACGCTAGACACAGAACACAATGGGATGAGTTTCTTTGCGTTACATTTTGCTGCGGTTGAGTGTTGTTAGTTTTTTTCACCTTAGTCTGTAGCGACTGATTTAATGCTGATAGTTTATACCTGCATTAatgtatgcataaatatatatatatatatatatatatatatactgtatgtgttacGTAATGTTTAAACTTTTGCCCTTTTGTTTAGTAAATGGCAATGCTGTGTTCTGTTGCACTATTTGTTTATACAACGGTAAATACTTTTGGCATTAAacattgtgttttcttttattcacatgatttattttattcaacatACTTCATTCTGCATACTTTTCAGACATGTTTGAACTTACAATAAGAAGATGACCAAAACTGTAACATTTAAATACAAACAATCCCATGAGAGACCCTCGGGCAAGATGATGCTCCTAGCCCCTGAAACAGCTCCATTAATGGATTTTACAGGCCCACAATCTCTCACTATAAATGTCATTAGGGATGCATATAGCACGCTTACTCAAAAACGAATGTGGCAACAAACCAAAAAATGGGCTCAAAAAAACAATGAGAGTGCACCCTAATGCAAGGTAGACAGTGAGAAAGAATCAATTTGCTCCGAAACAGCTATGGAGAAATTGACAACACCAGCGAAAGATATATATAGGAATACTGGCCTGAAACAACGCCTTTTCCATCATATCATGTAGCCAATATAGCACCAAGATATTTGCACAACTTTGGGCTCTTTTAGCATTAAAAATAACCAGGAAGCCTGGAGAGGCAGACGTGCTGGTGTTTATAAAACATTGTCGATGTCCAAGACATACAAACCATGTGCTGCGCTGTCTGACAGCTGCTAGGGCACCGACCTGCAGTTGTTACTCTTATGACTGCATACGTTAAATGTCAGTTGTTCTGTCCTCAAGACCAACCTTTCCCTTTCACACAGCAGACAAGATTAAATCATGCCCCAAATGTTTGAATACTGGCACAAGAAAATCGACACAAAAGTAAAACCAATTCTGTGGACACAAGAAGGTACTCATACAGGGGGCAAACTACGCATATGATATCATGCATTACCTAGTTCATCTAAGAATAAGTTCCCCATATTTCACAGGTCTCCTAACAGGAGGCTTATACACAAGTACAAGTCACGTCAGATAGCTCAGTTTAGTCATAAAACCCAGTGAACGCTTTTGTTTCTATTCTTGTGTTTACCATTGGACTGCAAAAACGACACTGTCTCCAAGGAGGTCAAAGGAGAAGCCAGGCCATTCAGGAAGCTTTTGGAGTCTTCTGGAATCTAGCTGCTAGCAGGgatgggtggtgctggtggtgaaggtggtggtggaaaaCTGGCACATGAGCCTATCCCAAATGGTCAGAGCGTAATGAATGACTGGGCTGACTCCATGCGCTTCCCAAAGTGCTATTTCAAGTCGTAGCCAAGCCCTGTTGCCTCCTAGGCTGTATTTTGCACTAAGGGAAACATGGGACATTGGACTCCATTTTATTTTAGGAGAGGTTATAATGACAGGGTGCCAACGGTAGTCActcattttcctcctctctgtggagTCTGTAGTCATCATCAAAAGGGAAAGTTAAATATAAATTGTGTCTTCTAAAGCACCTTGTTATACAGCATGGTTGAACATCTGCCCCTCATAATGAAAAGTATTTAGTCTACTTATTTCATAATGTTCCccagcttttctttttaaagggGGAGTCTTCTTCGGAACCACTAAATGGGACGATGTGGATCGATGTTGATAAATTATTCAATGTTGACAGCAGGTGTATTGTGGAGTGTTTTGCTCAAGGACGGTCTGGTCACATGTTTGACCAAACTAAATCACACAAGATGCAAAACTACGCCATGCAGCAGAATGGAGGAAAATACAGGACAAGATGCACTGTGATGTGTGCAAAGCATGCTACATTTTGTTATTCTGAATAGAGGAAGCAGAACAAACGTGTATGTGAAGACTTTCCATCCTTCTAAACTAAAACCTTTTTGTAAAAAGGCAAAGAAACTATCTGCAACACTACAAATGGAACATCAAACATTTATGCAAGTATCAAAAAGTTATTGTGTTTCAATTGTAGCCTTCCTGATCACACAAAGCCTTTTTGCAAGAAGGTAAAACAATATTTTTGACTCTGCAAATGGCACATATAACGTTTTTGGGATCCTAAAATGACAGTACAATACGAGGGCCAGAGGGCGGATCTCGGTAGGCCTACTCCAAAACCGCACGTGGGGCGTAACCTCGATGTAATGTCAGGTTCATTAACGAGGGAGGCTCCAGGTTTTGAACATTACAGAGGAGCACTCCCAACAGCAAAACAGGCTGTGTGTGCGGTACGGCCGCAGGTTTAAGTTGAAGCTAGAGTGGCAAAGAGTCCCAAACGTGCATTGAACGCTTAACACGTTCAATGCAATCTATGGAGGTAGGTGCTACGGCGAAGGAAATGTTAATCGGGCCTGATTAATCCAATTAGCAGAAGTCATCAAAAGGCTATACCTCTTCGAAATACTACAATATATAGCATAACATAAGGTTACATAATATACACTAATGAAGTAGTAGCCTAGCCTACATTAGTAGGCTATTATGAACACCTGTTGAATGCTGTTAATTAGAAAGATAAAGGCCAATCAACGTTATCGAAATAATCTCTATTGCAAATAGTTGTAGGTTACAGAAACGTCATATGTCACTATAGGGATACTTGCTGTTTGATAAATACACAGCAAAATATATAAACGCTTCTTCATAATCCGACACAAATAGTAAATGTTTTTAAGTCGCAACCTCGATGACAAATGTGTCGTTATCTAATCGTGACATCATGGCTGCTAGACCGCGTCTGATTCCGTGCATGACGTTACGTTTATCTCGTCCTACCTGAATCGGGGGTCCTCCTAGGGGGTCGTAATGTAGTTCCAGTTCCTTCTCTCAGAATGTCTCCTGTTGCGCCTTGctcggtgtgcgtgtgagagatgTAGCATTACTTGCACCAAGTGTAGGCTAGAGCTGgctcgtcgtcctcctctgagccctcctcctccccaagcGCATGTAGTCATCATCAGCaccatctccatccatcctcaTCTGGAACAGATAGAGGCTGCACTGTCATTAAGTCACGAGCGCAGCCTCTAACTAGCCACTGGGCGAGTTACTTTTCAACTCTATTCCTTTAAATATCACGCACTAAAGTGTCGTATTAAACCCGGGACTCTTTTCAATGCAAATAGATTTTCGTGTTGAAACCTACATGTTCACGACCAGCAAAAGCGTTTTACTAGCTCTGTATGGATTCATGAAAACATAAATGAATATACATAAAGGCTGAAACGCAGCAAGACGCAACATCTAGGACAATGCAAAGAATACATAAGCAGTTGGACCACACATTTGGGCAATAGGGACACATTTCGTACACTCTTATAATAGTCGTTGGCCGTTATTACGTTTATAAAACCTAATATAGATTAAGAACAATGTAATAACATCAACGAAAAAAAAATCCATCGACATGCTCATGATCATGTTCGGGCTTACACGTTCTAGCAAACCATGAAACATATCCGGTGAGTTAGATGACTGCATGAACAAGCATAGGCCTACTTTTGACTCTATATAGGACTTCAAATTGTCTAATAATAAACTACGCAacctatttcattttttttttcagcagcaATTTCTTCAGTCATTCTTAACATGGTAGGGTATTTGAAATAGCAAAGTTTAACTCTACAAACGAATAAAAAATTATCCCATCAATGGGTTcagagataggcctacatgtattgATGTATTTATCAATATACGTACCTGACCACGTCACTTCCGTCTAACTGTGCAGACCTCATCCAGGTCCCTCCCAACATCCGTCTTACCCTGAGTCGGATTCATCTGGGAATCTCAATATTGTACAGTACGttccttcgtttttttttattattttattgttttctcAACGGTTACCTGGAAAAGAGCAATAGGAACTACCAGCCATGGAGACATCTGGCAATTCGCACAAGAAGCCGAAACTGAGCAATTCGCCGGAAAACTGGGTGAGTAGCCGATGTTATCGCCACGTCCACCAGCAGTCCGTTCACTATAACTATTATACTAGCCGACTATGCTAACCTAGCTGCGCTGTTGCACTTAGCTACCAAATCTTTTCCGTTTTTACCTCTACTTCCTTACCCTTTGGACTGAAACGTTTTTATAATAAGTTAGTAAGTCTTAGCTGCGGTGGTCCAAGCTATGCTTTGCAGCTTCAGTACTCTGCTGCCGTTTGTCCACTACAGTTGTTTATATTGGTGTTTCAAACGAGTCCGATTATAGGCTATAACATTACCTTATGTTCAGGTTAGGAACCCTATTTCCCCTTACTTTGATTGTCTCTTTCTGTATATCCGAATCGCAGCTACAATAACATGGGTTCATTCATAAGGGGTTTGTCCTGGTAGATCGAAGAAGCAACTGTACCGTTATTTTGCATATGAATTAACGGAGAATTGTCACATTTCAGGGAATGCACAGGGCGACTAATGTTACCTACCAAGCCCACCATGTCAGTCGAAACAAGCGGGGACAGGTTGTGGGCACCAGAGGGGGCTTCCGAGGGTGCACTGTTTGGCTCAGTGGTATGTTCCCAGTCCAATATCCATTTTCTTTATTACCACAACGCAGATGTACTGCATCAATCACAACCCTACCCTATCTTGGGGAGAATTTGAGTTTCATGTGTTGGTCGTTTTCTCTCTGCCTTTAGGTCTGTCTGGTGCGGGCAAGACCACTGTCAGTATGGCCCTAGAAGAGTACCTGGTGTGCCATGGCATTCCCTGCTACACCCTGGATGGAGACAACATCCGTCAGGGGCTGAACAGGAACCTAGGCTTCAGCCCGGGAGACCGCGAGGAGAACATCAGACGCATCGCCGAGGTGGCCCGGCTGTTTGCTGATGCAGGGCTAGTCTGCATCGCCAGTTTCATCTCTCCCTATGGCAGGGTGAGTGGAAACCATAGCGTGTGACTACAGACATGTCCCTGTTTGTAAACAACTGGCCTACTGGAATGTACAatgttaaaggtgctgtaggtagtTTTTACgagcttttttttgtgtgccagAGCCATCTGTCCGCTATAAGTGAGTGAAATGAATTAGCACGGAGACGCCTGCTTCTGCATGAGACATTAGAGACATTAGACGGCTCCCGGTTCTTTTTTGGATGTTTTCAGAATCCCTTTGCCTGTCAATTACCGGAGCAGTGAGTAATGCAAGGCCTCTCAATCATGTATTAAAgtagagcaagagggagagcaggggtGTTTTAGATTTTTTCACCTCCTTACAACTCTTGAATCTTAATATACAgctaatatacattttaatgttaAATGTCATTCAAAGTTTTCAGTGGAATTCGACGCTAACTTGTTAAGCTAATCAAAAAAACCAAATGGCAGTTACTTTGTTCTGCTAATCAGTTTACTATGTACTGTTACTATGCTCTGTTATTATGTTCTGTTTTTATGTTCTGTTAGTAACACTTAGTAACAGCACATATAGTAAGGGAACATAGTAGCCGACTGTTACTATGTTCCCTTACTCTGTTCTGTTAGTAACACAACATAGTCAGGGAACATATTAACCGACTGTGACTATGTTCCCTTACACTGTTCTGTTACTAACACTTAGTAACAGGACATAGTAAGGGAACATCGTAACCGACTGTTACTATGTTCCCTTACTCTGTTTTGTTACTAACACCTAGTAACAGCACATAGTAAGGGAACATCGTAACCGACTGTTACTATGTTCCCTTACTCTGTTTTGTTACTAACACCTAGTAACAGCACATAGTAAGGGAACATTGTAACCGTCTTGTAACTATATTCCGTGACCATGCCCGTTACCATGTTCAGTTTCTGTGTTCATTGACTGTGTTTCGTTACTGTGTTCCGTTACCTATTACTTTACTATGCTCCATTATTATGTTGTGCTACAATGTTGCGTCATTTAACTAactaatataaaaaaacatagagGGGGAGTGAAGCCGGCTCTCGAATGAGAGGCAGGCTGGTTATTATCCTATAACCACAAAAAAATGAAACGGAGGTTAAGTATAGCCTTCCTTTATTGAGTCAGGGCGTTTAAAGAGGACTTACTTTAAATGCAGGACAGTCATTGTGTCTCAGtgactgaacaaaatgtcggcatAGCTTGGCCTCAATTTGACTTGTGCACAATCGCTTTGAGTCACATTAATGACTCGTAGTTGCGACAACAAGGAACAGTTTGTCCGTCCCACGCTGCTCGCCTCGAAAACTAGACACGTTTTCACATGTGCTTTTTTTCAGAAGAAAATTTGGGTGGTTGCGTGAGCCAGCTCGTCGTGTGCGCAATATTCTGTGAGCAATCTGACATACTAATGATAGCGAGGTAAATGAGCAGTTACGCCAAGTTTCAAGTCCCTGGCCGCTTTGAAGCGGGTTTGGGATTGATCAAATAACGgggttgtttttctttgaatGTGAGTTATAGTGCCCCCTGTCAACAAAGAAGTCCTTTTATTTTCTGGTAGTCTGTTTATGCGCTGTTTCCATACGTGTGCCAACTTTGACATCTCTGAGTTGTTAGCCTTCGGACTGATTGAAGTCAGCGTTTTTTTCCCCATTCACTTCCATCATTAAAAATCTCCTTGGTGAGCACCTGCAACAGAGGTAATTTGAAAATGACCCTtggattcctttttttttttaggcttaGATTACAAATCTTTCTAAATGACCTAAGAGGAGGTCCAAACAAGTTATACATCTCTGGAGTTCTTTGAAGTGGACCTGTGATTGAATGAACAATGGTGGTCAATTTGCATAATCATATTCACACATAAATCGGCCATTACTCAGCCATTTTCTGTCAAAATTGAAATAATACCATAAGGTTGGGCAGTATTAAGGCGTACGTGGAACACATTTTTGGTCATCGGGTTTACCGGTCAGTTCTCGCAATTTCTTTCAAGGTTTTCAGAAGGTAGGTTCAAGGTTCAAGGTACAGAAAACACTTTCCAGGCAGATATTATGGGTCCTTGAGGCAAAAAGATTCAGCATGTCCAATAAGGCCCAGAAACCAAGTTCAGAGTTTGTTTATAAACGGGCGTGGCTGCATAGGTTGGACCACGAGTTATAGGGCCCAAAAATACTTTTTAGAGACTCCCTTCCGGTCTACATATGccatattttatttgagaacTCCCAGGTGTTTAGGTTTGGAGTGGTTTGATTTGAGCATTTGTGCCCcttaattaataatattattaataaaaaaagtcTGCAATGTTGGTCTTTTAAAGTAGACGTGCACTGCATTGATATATGCCCTACTTTTTGGTAGTGGTTTTGTTGTAAATGGCACCACGAGTAGATGGTTACCAAAAATCGGCAAAAGAGAAAAATGGAATATAGGACTCATGATTACAATAGTGTGGCTTGCTTTGCAGGCCACTATGTTGATTTCCCAGCCCTAGTTACTTTACTTTGTTACATTGCTATATTACATGTAGTTGACAATTATGCAAATGTTAAGTTTCAGCCTTGCTTGAATGTGAATTGTCCCATGTCATTCTGTCCTCCAGGACCGCCTCAACGCCAGGAAGATCCACGAGGCCGCCGGTCTGCCCTTCTTCGAGGTTTTTGTTGACGCCCCACTGGATGTGTGCGAGCAGAGGGACGTGAAGGGACTGTACAAGAGAGCCAGGGCTGGGGAAATAAGAGGTActtgttttattcataatttatACATTAGATATGAGAAGATATCGCATATATTTCTAGATATCCCCTCTCCACTCAAGGAGGTGTGCGTGACGGTGAGGAGACATTTTGTAAAAACTTCGCTATTTTTACAGCTCATGAATCTATTAAAAATTTTGACCTTGGCCGACCTTA
Coding sequences:
- the sgms2a gene encoding phosphatidylcholine:ceramide cholinephosphotransferase 2, whose translation is MASQDFSGEQGPAAISLGTGMEVVAQAKQNTKACPVHTPVTSDAKRGFRKMLGRHTDYVKIALPEPKAGRLPMEWWKTVLAFFYAAFNLVLTTVMITVVHERVPSKESSPPLPDKFFDYIDRVKWAFTVTEVNGMVLVTIWLVQLFFFKYRSIASRRFFFLIGTLYLYRCVTMYITTLPVPGMHMTCAPKLHGDSQAKLQRILQLISGAGLSITGSHLMCGDFLYSGHTVMLTLTYLFIKEYSPRSFWWYHLLCWLISAVGVVCILVAHEHYSVDVVVAYFITSRLFWWYHTMANLQTLKCSPNNYLTHTWWNPVFNFLERNIQTAIPCSYSWPFSWPPACLKNPCKNYSMVQSTREE